The following are from one region of the Candidatus Woesearchaeota archaeon genome:
- the serS gene encoding serine--tRNA ligase, whose translation MLDINLIREHAEIVKKDLQKRNMPDKIKLLEEIKQKDAEWKMMQGQIGEMRFQRNTMSQQIAQAKKAGQNIANLLKRAAEIPQEIQKKEDWANVLRTEIDERIMQFPNVLHDSVPVGDGELHNAEVKKFGKKPVFSFQPIDHVDLMEKLDLVDLPRAAKISGARFWFLKNDLAKLDLALQLYAVDFMTNRGYELMSPPHLMSRAAYAGVTDLKDFEDVMYKIENEDLYLIATSEHPLTAQFMNEIFPMDCFPAKFCGISACFRKEAGAHGKDTKGIFRGHQFHKVEQVIICKPEESWKLHEELVKNTIDFFSSLGLHFRQVNICTGDIGTVAAKKYDIEAWFPVQQAYREVASISNCTDFQARRLKMRYRTDLQNPEAKAVPHTLNATCVATSRALAAILENFQNKDGTIDVPKVLWNYFGKQKITKKMTVEEKKKEQEEVIKSLAGVWKSKETGAEYTKRIRGHGKKRPKKSSKKN comes from the coding sequence ATGCTCGACATCAACCTCATTCGGGAACACGCAGAGATAGTCAAAAAAGACTTGCAAAAAAGAAACATGCCCGACAAGATAAAACTTCTTGAAGAAATAAAGCAAAAAGATGCCGAATGGAAAATGATGCAGGGCCAGATTGGCGAGATGCGCTTCCAGCGCAACACCATGTCCCAGCAGATTGCGCAGGCAAAAAAAGCAGGGCAGAACATCGCGAATCTATTGAAACGCGCTGCTGAAATCCCACAGGAGATACAGAAAAAAGAAGATTGGGCGAATGTGCTGCGCACGGAAATCGACGAGCGCATTATGCAGTTTCCCAATGTGCTGCACGACAGTGTGCCGGTTGGTGACGGCGAATTGCACAATGCTGAAGTAAAAAAGTTTGGCAAGAAGCCGGTGTTTTCATTCCAGCCCATTGACCATGTTGACCTGATGGAAAAACTCGATCTCGTGGACTTGCCCCGCGCGGCAAAAATTTCAGGCGCGCGATTTTGGTTTTTGAAAAATGACCTTGCAAAGCTTGACCTTGCGCTCCAATTATATGCAGTTGATTTTATGACGAACCGAGGCTACGAGCTCATGAGCCCGCCGCACTTGATGAGCCGAGCGGCGTATGCCGGCGTAACCGATTTGAAAGATTTTGAAGACGTGATGTACAAGATTGAAAATGAGGATTTGTATTTGATTGCGACCAGCGAACATCCGCTGACTGCGCAGTTCATGAATGAAATTTTCCCGATGGATTGTTTCCCGGCGAAGTTCTGCGGCATCAGCGCATGCTTCCGCAAAGAAGCCGGCGCTCACGGCAAAGATACGAAAGGTATTTTCCGCGGCCACCAGTTCCACAAAGTCGAACAAGTGATTATCTGCAAGCCGGAAGAGTCGTGGAAACTGCATGAAGAACTCGTCAAAAATACTATTGATTTTTTTTCCAGTTTGGGGCTCCATTTCCGGCAAGTGAATATCTGCACCGGCGACATCGGCACCGTGGCAGCAAAAAAGTATGACATTGAAGCGTGGTTCCCGGTCCAGCAGGCATACCGCGAAGTTGCGTCCATCAGCAACTGCACGGACTTTCAGGCGCGCCGGCTGAAAATGCGCTACCGCACTGACCTGCAGAATCCTGAAGCAAAAGCAGTGCCGCACACGCTCAATGCAACCTGCGTCGCGACATCGCGCGCGCTCGCCGCGATTCTCGAAAATTTCCAGAACAAGGACGGCACGATTGACGTGCCAAAAGTGCTGTGGAACTACTTCGGCAAGCAGAAGATAACTAAGAAAATGACTGTTGAAGAAAAGAAAAAAGAGCAAGAAGAAGTCATTAAATCCTTAGCAGGTGTATGGAAATCAAAAGAAACAGGAGCAGAATATACAAAAAGAATAAGGGGACATGGGAAAAAAAGGCCAAAGAAAAGTTCTAAAAAGAATTGA
- a CDS encoding transglutaminase domain-containing protein, translating into MKKIMYLILFILVSLSATALNDTVIYQSQYIIVDTDFFTALQIEQTGPRATIEDLAAEIAFFPIQTEHQRILSSGHSPLPKTIDEQEPAMRFSWNKPSGTLPIHIKNRVQVESTPKKIREKISFPLAGLPDDIQKFTQPAAIIDSNADIVRLASTLAQGQDDTLVVVDNIAVWVTANIKYNLSSAAADATEKASTVLRTREGVCDELTALFISMLRALGIPARFVAGIAYSNSPELNGWGPHGWTEVYFPNYGWVPYDVTYGQYGFVDASHIVTRYSADSEKIKSKFTWKGRDTTVTVRDFSTKATVQEYGPLREPHIALTAEPFKGSVGFGSYNLVIAHVRNLLDYYQPVDVHVSKTTKLEIMDESAPTENAKYKKHILLAPHEEKILFWTIKTSSELENNLIYTFPVSVYTPTGMEAVTEFKAVKDGIQVPRERIEKTMQGLAPADNNMLTHGLILNCASAKQTYQEDEPVAISCAIKNNGNTFLGQVNVCADGKQCQTIDVGIAQEQQLHFELTGAHDAGENAATITAMSDDAVAKASVGFFLLDKPLLKIEAAEAPATVHYGDEFTATLRLTKGSSTAPQNVHVTVHGELVAQEFDLGTLDSSLDLTLAMQGSDLQPDTNVFTVTAAFTDEKGTPYETTNTFTVTLVDVTAWQRIKIFVKSLFT; encoded by the coding sequence ATGAAAAAAATAATGTATCTTATTTTGTTTATTCTCGTCTCACTTTCAGCCACCGCCCTCAACGACACTGTCATCTACCAGAGCCAGTATATCATCGTTGACACAGATTTTTTTACCGCGCTCCAGATTGAGCAGACCGGGCCGCGCGCAACAATTGAAGACCTCGCTGCGGAGATTGCCTTTTTTCCCATTCAAACAGAGCATCAGCGCATACTAAGCAGCGGCCATAGCCCGCTGCCAAAAACAATTGATGAGCAGGAGCCTGCCATGCGATTCTCATGGAACAAGCCGTCAGGAACACTTCCGATTCACATCAAAAACCGCGTGCAGGTTGAGAGCACGCCGAAAAAAATTCGTGAAAAAATTTCGTTCCCACTTGCCGGTCTGCCGGACGACATACAAAAATTCACCCAGCCGGCAGCCATCATCGACAGCAACGCTGATATTGTCCGGCTCGCATCTACGCTTGCGCAAGGACAGGACGACACACTGGTTGTCGTCGACAATATCGCAGTGTGGGTAACCGCAAACATCAAATATAATCTCAGCTCTGCTGCGGCTGATGCAACTGAAAAAGCAAGCACCGTGCTCCGCACCCGCGAAGGTGTGTGCGATGAATTAACCGCGCTGTTTATTTCAATGCTCCGTGCGCTGGGCATTCCAGCACGCTTTGTGGCCGGCATTGCGTATTCAAATTCGCCGGAACTTAATGGTTGGGGTCCGCACGGCTGGACAGAAGTGTACTTTCCAAACTACGGCTGGGTGCCCTACGACGTGACGTACGGCCAGTACGGATTTGTTGACGCAAGCCATATCGTGACGCGCTATTCCGCTGACTCGGAAAAAATAAAATCAAAATTCACCTGGAAAGGCCGCGACACAACCGTCACAGTGCGCGATTTCTCGACCAAAGCAACCGTTCAAGAATACGGCCCGCTGCGCGAACCGCACATAGCACTGACCGCAGAGCCATTCAAAGGCAGCGTCGGGTTTGGCTCCTACAATCTGGTGATTGCGCACGTGCGAAATCTGCTGGATTATTACCAGCCAGTTGACGTCCATGTATCAAAAACAACCAAGCTGGAGATTATGGACGAGAGCGCGCCGACAGAAAATGCAAAATACAAAAAACATATTCTCCTTGCGCCGCACGAAGAAAAAATTTTGTTCTGGACTATCAAGACAAGCAGCGAATTAGAAAACAACCTTATCTACACGTTCCCGGTTTCAGTGTACACGCCGACGGGAATGGAAGCAGTAACTGAATTCAAAGCAGTAAAAGACGGCATTCAGGTGCCGCGTGAACGCATTGAAAAAACAATGCAGGGGCTCGCGCCGGCGGACAACAACATGCTGACGCATGGCTTGATACTGAACTGCGCCAGTGCCAAACAAACGTATCAAGAAGATGAGCCGGTAGCGATTTCGTGCGCCATCAAAAATAACGGCAACACGTTTCTCGGACAGGTCAATGTGTGCGCCGACGGAAAACAATGCCAAACCATTGATGTGGGCATTGCGCAAGAGCAGCAGCTGCACTTCGAGCTTACTGGCGCGCACGACGCGGGAGAAAACGCCGCCACGATTACTGCGATGAGTGACGACGCGGTTGCCAAAGCATCAGTTGGTTTTTTTCTTCTTGACAAGCCGCTGCTGAAAATCGAAGCGGCTGAAGCGCCCGCGACGGTGCACTATGGCGACGAATTCACCGCAACACTTCGGCTCACCAAGGGTTCGTCAACAGCGCCGCAAAATGTTCATGTAACGGTTCACGGAGAATTGGTTGCGCAGGAATTTGACCTCGGCACACTCGACAGCAGCCTCGACCTCACGCTGGCAATGCAGGGAAGTGACTTGCAGCCAGACACGAATGTGTTTACCGTGACCGCGGCGTTTACCGATGAAAAAGGAACGCCGTATGAAACAACAAACACATTCACTGTGACACTGGTTGACGTGACGGCATGGCAGCGGATAAAAATATTCGTGAAATCGCTGTTCACCTAA
- a CDS encoding ATP-binding protein yields MPFSLIAAYHGINKFLGTFSGDLLKKSIEFVLILIILYMLASEYRKEKSSELKYLIAGFFLLLLEKIVMVAILSQVVFVGPSNAAVIKYTPIITNMLEIVGMFIITTTLLSDLYRTTGTILKKGIIAGAVLYGITQAVWLAHIFFFPRDTLTISILFILFEVTKIAVLWYPIVYLIKHHKLTEYYKKVALAFGVYSVTPLVYLLNIVFFFGANKYLKVIAHPFPFLAMLLLLRVMFLKLADKALIKKDLELTQRRYEETKKISKMKDEFVSTVNHELRTPLTSMKLYLSLLRQGKMGALNADQQKAVDVVNKEAGRLAELISDILDVSKLESGKEKLTLAKTNLAALLDYTAYEKLIDEKKIRIKNMVPKKFLVVVDAARFKQVFVNLLSNAIKFSPEQGTITLDAERGKKVWQFWVQDEGPGIAKAHHTKIFEKFYQVEDYLTRTKGGTGLGLPITKKIVEMHKGTIRVESTPGKGSRFVVEMPL; encoded by the coding sequence ATGCCGTTTTCCCTCATTGCTGCATATCATGGAATCAACAAGTTTCTGGGCACATTCAGCGGCGACCTGCTGAAAAAAAGCATCGAGTTTGTGCTCATACTGATTATTCTCTACATGCTCGCCAGTGAGTACCGCAAGGAAAAAAGCAGCGAGCTGAAATATCTGATTGCCGGCTTTTTTCTGCTGTTGCTGGAAAAAATAGTGATGGTGGCAATTCTGTCGCAAGTGGTATTTGTTGGCCCCTCAAATGCAGCAGTAATAAAATACACGCCTATCATCACCAACATGCTGGAAATTGTTGGGATGTTTATCATAACCACGACCTTGTTGAGTGACCTGTACCGAACAACGGGAACCATTCTGAAAAAAGGAATTATTGCAGGGGCAGTGTTATATGGCATCACACAGGCGGTGTGGCTCGCACATATTTTTTTCTTTCCGCGTGACACGCTCACTATTTCAATTTTATTTATTCTCTTTGAAGTTACCAAGATTGCGGTATTGTGGTATCCGATTGTGTATCTCATCAAGCACCACAAGCTGACTGAATATTACAAGAAAGTCGCGCTTGCGTTTGGCGTGTATTCCGTCACACCCCTGGTGTACCTGCTGAACATTGTTTTTTTCTTTGGCGCGAACAAGTACCTCAAAGTTATTGCGCATCCGTTTCCGTTTCTTGCCATGCTCCTGCTCCTGCGGGTGATGTTTCTCAAGCTGGCAGACAAGGCGCTCATCAAAAAAGACCTTGAACTCACCCAACGCCGATATGAGGAAACAAAAAAAATAAGCAAAATGAAAGACGAATTTGTCAGCACGGTCAACCACGAGCTGCGCACGCCGTTGACCTCGATGAAACTCTACCTGTCGCTCCTTCGGCAGGGAAAAATGGGTGCGCTCAACGCAGACCAGCAAAAAGCAGTCGATGTGGTCAACAAAGAAGCAGGCCGGCTTGCCGAATTAATCAGCGATATTCTTGATGTGTCCAAGCTGGAAAGCGGCAAGGAAAAACTGACACTGGCAAAAACAAATCTGGCTGCGCTCCTTGATTATACTGCGTATGAAAAATTGATCGACGAGAAAAAAATCCGCATCAAGAATATGGTGCCCAAAAAATTTCTTGTTGTAGTTGACGCTGCACGATTCAAGCAGGTATTTGTGAACCTGTTAAGCAACGCCATCAAATTCAGCCCGGAGCAGGGAACCATCACGCTTGATGCCGAGCGAGGGAAAAAAGTATGGCAGTTCTGGGTACAGGATGAGGGGCCGGGCATTGCCAAGGCGCACCACACAAAAATATTTGAGAAGTTTTACCAAGTAGAAGATTACTTAACCAGAACAAAAGGCGGCACGGGGCTCGGGCTTCCCATTACGAAAAAAATTGTGGAGATGCATAAGGGAACAATTCGCGTCGAATCAACACCGGGCAAAGGGAGCAGATTTGTGGTTGAGATGCCGCTTTAG
- a CDS encoding response regulator: MTEMTRILLVEDNEQYAQAAEHYLTSKGTAVVRAKDYSEAIARLSGSSPDLDRVITDCFFPEITGSGKTDLGKEVVNRIANPDDVRDDYKPYTESYRRNLIGAIGKSEENQPLGILVAERAVELGLPLVLTTSTYHHDELTQPIYEYADLSRRWRLIDCGRNSQDDKANPKFWEHTLISLESKAKSMGIDNQLEALLNGRDS, from the coding sequence ATGACAGAAATGACAAGAATATTACTCGTTGAAGACAATGAACAGTATGCACAAGCAGCAGAGCACTACTTGACCTCAAAAGGTACTGCGGTGGTTCGTGCAAAAGACTATTCTGAGGCAATTGCACGATTATCCGGTTCTAGTCCGGACTTGGATCGCGTGATTACAGACTGTTTTTTCCCCGAGATTACAGGGAGTGGGAAAACGGATCTTGGAAAGGAAGTGGTTAATAGAATAGCTAACCCCGATGATGTTCGAGACGATTATAAACCATATACTGAATCCTATCGTCGAAATCTTATCGGAGCAATTGGGAAGTCAGAAGAAAATCAACCTTTAGGGATATTGGTTGCAGAAAGGGCTGTTGAACTGGGATTGCCATTAGTACTGACAACTTCAACCTATCACCACGATGAATTAACTCAACCGATATATGAGTATGCCGACTTGAGCAGAAGGTGGCGGCTGATAGACTGTGGACGAAATAGCCAAGATGATAAAGCAAATCCTAAATTTTGGGAACACACGCTCATCAGTCTGGAATCTAAAGCAAAATCTATGGGTATTGATAACCAATTGGAGGCACTTCTCAATGGTAGAGACTCTTAA
- a CDS encoding ribbon-helix-helix domain-containing protein, with protein sequence METISLKLEENILGEIDEKLAAHRYSTRSEFIRDAIREKLSDLEKDELLKRITMLRGSSKRRTTDAQLHAAQDRAFELLEKKIKGRPHRS encoded by the coding sequence ATGGAAACCATCAGCCTGAAACTGGAAGAGAACATTCTCGGTGAGATTGATGAAAAGCTTGCAGCACATCGATACAGCACGAGGAGTGAATTTATTCGGGATGCCATCCGTGAGAAACTTTCTGACCTTGAGAAAGATGAGCTCTTGAAGCGTATCACCATGCTGCGCGGGTCGTCAAAACGAAGAACAACCGATGCACAACTGCATGCCGCACAAGATAGAGCATTTGAACTACTTGAAAAAAAGATCAAAGGACGACCGCATAGAAGTTGA
- a CDS encoding response regulator, whose amino-acid sequence MAKTAVKRSLVIVEDDENIALAEQLILQDQFTVHVAKDGEEGLALVRKHKPHAVVLDVMMPRLNGYEVCKKIREDTTLKHTKVVMVTAKDQQKDETKGLDTGADDYIMKPFEPAELLHVVNQVLE is encoded by the coding sequence ATGGCAAAAACAGCAGTTAAAAGAAGCCTTGTCATTGTTGAAGACGACGAGAACATTGCACTGGCAGAACAGCTCATTCTCCAAGACCAGTTTACGGTTCACGTCGCCAAAGATGGCGAAGAAGGCCTTGCACTCGTCAGAAAGCACAAGCCGCACGCGGTTGTGTTGGATGTCATGATGCCTCGCCTCAATGGATATGAAGTGTGCAAAAAAATTCGCGAAGACACCACGCTGAAGCACACGAAAGTTGTCATGGTCACTGCCAAAGACCAGCAGAAAGATGAAACCAAAGGGCTGGACACCGGCGCGGATGATTATATCATGAAGCCATTTGAGCCGGCAGAGCTTCTCCACGTTGTTAATCAAGTGTTGGAATAG
- a CDS encoding phosphoglycerate mutase family protein, producing the protein MSSFSPGCMVIIDFIVKRHGEKESVPGLISSTPQDRTVPLSEKGRLEEQRFGNDHIHAFPHYKHVIGITSDYVRAEQTLGLNLFGAGYNVKNGQLVTTVARSDIGLGVNNHNKDAHPEMPKYGNEPEVLNAYVRTLFEKFWHARPGNPPCMAAYAAAMMDATAYAIKRAQILPLPDYARVLVEIVTHCPVIDAAAHVFSKGKSLEQGAFQTGEFFTGHYDPLGDRMEGLQFEIKGRTHRPFSTSDRVDASIVDTLRGMVDYYAREALPLSLNIPPPQTF; encoded by the coding sequence ATGAGCTCTTTCTCCCCTGGGTGTATGGTCATCATCGACTTTATTGTCAAGCGGCATGGCGAGAAGGAATCCGTACCCGGACTTATTTCTTCAACGCCGCAGGATCGCACTGTCCCGCTCTCTGAAAAGGGAAGACTTGAAGAGCAAAGATTTGGCAACGATCATATTCATGCATTTCCGCATTATAAGCATGTGATCGGGATTACTTCTGATTATGTACGTGCAGAACAGACGCTTGGCTTGAACCTCTTCGGCGCGGGTTATAATGTGAAGAACGGCCAGTTGGTTACCACGGTCGCACGGTCAGATATCGGATTAGGAGTGAACAACCACAACAAAGATGCACATCCGGAAATGCCGAAATATGGCAACGAACCGGAAGTTCTGAACGCGTATGTCCGCACGCTTTTCGAAAAATTCTGGCACGCGCGCCCCGGAAATCCGCCGTGCATGGCAGCGTATGCCGCGGCGATGATGGATGCTACGGCTTATGCAATAAAGCGGGCGCAGATACTGCCCTTGCCTGACTATGCGCGTGTGCTGGTTGAAATTGTCACGCATTGTCCAGTGATTGATGCGGCTGCACACGTTTTTTCAAAAGGAAAGAGTCTGGAACAAGGAGCGTTTCAGACGGGTGAGTTTTTTACTGGACATTATGATCCTTTAGGAGATCGCATGGAGGGGTTACAATTTGAAATTAAAGGAAGAACGCATAGACCTTTCTCTACATCTGATCGAGTAGATGCGAGTATCGTGGATACTTTAAGAGGCATGGTTGATTACTACGCACGCGAGGCCCTACCATTGTCCCTTAATATTCCACCCCCACAAACTTTTTAA
- a CDS encoding helix-turn-helix domain-containing protein, with amino-acid sequence MEVEPLRKLGLTEGEIKVYLALIRLGETTTGPLVDESGISVSKVYSILDRLSKKGLASHIVKRKTKYFKGADPDRLLVYLQEKEAEMQDQESKLKSMISLLKLEHQTAITAETAQVYEGLKGIQTARERTLKIMKKGDEMWIIGIAKTPYEGSMTPYFKEYHKRRYEKGIFCRYLYNEYARVPYGETSATYPLSEVRYMPKGLVTHTWMEIYADTVTIGINKGKSFSVIIQNQEVANSFKIYAQLLWSMAKR; translated from the coding sequence ATGGAAGTTGAACCGCTTCGCAAACTGGGATTAACTGAGGGTGAGATTAAAGTATATCTTGCCCTCATCAGATTAGGAGAAACAACAACTGGACCGTTAGTGGATGAGTCTGGCATTTCTGTTTCTAAAGTCTACAGTATTTTAGACCGCCTCTCAAAAAAAGGGCTCGCAAGCCACATCGTCAAGAGAAAAACAAAATATTTCAAAGGGGCAGATCCTGACCGGCTTTTGGTTTATTTACAAGAGAAAGAAGCTGAAATGCAAGACCAAGAAAGCAAACTCAAAAGTATGATTTCATTGTTAAAATTAGAGCACCAGACTGCCATCACTGCTGAAACTGCCCAAGTGTACGAAGGCCTCAAAGGAATCCAAACCGCTCGAGAAAGGACATTAAAAATTATGAAAAAAGGAGATGAAATGTGGATTATTGGGATTGCCAAAACACCATACGAAGGCTCGATGACACCATACTTTAAAGAATACCATAAACGGCGCTATGAAAAAGGCATCTTTTGCAGGTATTTGTACAACGAATATGCACGCGTGCCGTATGGTGAAACATCGGCGACGTACCCGTTAAGCGAAGTTCGCTACATGCCCAAAGGACTAGTCACCCACACATGGATGGAAATTTATGCGGATACGGTTACTATTGGAATTAACAAAGGAAAATCATTTTCTGTCATAATCCAAAATCAGGAAGTGGCAAATTCTTTCAAAATATATGCCCAATTATTATGGAGCATGGCGAAGCGATAA
- a CDS encoding PEP/pyruvate-binding domain-containing protein, producing MLIKQLKELNKNEIATAGGKGASLGEMFNAGMPVPDGFVVTALAYKHFMDSNKLLEGIHERLAVLDVEDSRALDIIAQEIQRIIIAAEIPKHLAQEIKKEYKKMGGFVAVRSSATAEDLPEASFAGQQSTFLNIKGENEVVDAVKKCFASLFTARAIYYRNKNNFEHEKVLIAVVVQKMVEAAKAGVIFTANPVTNDRSEMIIEGAFGLGESVVGGEITPDNFIIDKKNGSVKQRTINEQTWGYFRVDGETVKKDIDYGSETVLADHELNALWQLAKKIEAHYNYPQDIEWAVGEDKKIYILQSRPITTLK from the coding sequence ATGCTTATCAAACAACTCAAAGAACTCAACAAGAACGAAATTGCTACCGCCGGCGGCAAGGGCGCGTCTCTGGGAGAAATGTTCAACGCAGGCATGCCGGTGCCGGATGGTTTTGTGGTCACGGCATTGGCGTACAAGCATTTTATGGATTCGAACAAATTGCTGGAAGGCATCCATGAGCGGCTTGCCGTACTTGATGTGGAAGACAGCAGGGCGCTTGACATAATTGCGCAGGAAATCCAGCGCATTATTATCGCAGCAGAAATCCCCAAGCACCTTGCGCAGGAAATAAAAAAAGAATATAAAAAAATGGGCGGCTTTGTTGCGGTGCGCAGCAGCGCAACGGCAGAAGACTTGCCGGAAGCGAGCTTTGCCGGACAGCAGTCAACATTTCTCAACATCAAGGGAGAAAATGAAGTTGTTGATGCCGTCAAGAAATGTTTTGCTTCTCTTTTCACCGCGCGCGCGATTTACTACAGAAACAAAAACAACTTTGAGCACGAAAAAGTGCTGATTGCGGTTGTGGTGCAGAAGATGGTGGAAGCTGCCAAGGCAGGAGTTATATTTACCGCCAACCCAGTCACCAATGACCGCAGCGAAATGATAATTGAAGGAGCGTTTGGATTGGGGGAATCAGTGGTCGGTGGAGAAATAACGCCGGACAATTTTATCATTGACAAAAAAAACGGGAGCGTCAAGCAAAGAACGATTAACGAGCAGACGTGGGGCTATTTCCGAGTCGATGGTGAAACCGTCAAAAAGGATATTGATTATGGCAGTGAAACTGTACTTGCCGACCATGAATTAAACGCCTTGTGGCAGCTTGCCAAAAAGATTGAAGCACATTACAACTATCCGCAAGACATTGAATGGGCAGTTGGTGAGGATAAGAAGATTTATATTTTACAATCGAGACCGATAACGACGCTGAAGTGA
- a CDS encoding trypsin-like peptidase domain-containing protein, translating into MLIIDNKREVVTVILLFAIITGSFVLYGHHQTRIANAELTGQLSAIQGEMRERYDRVDYEIKRLAEDVDAKTYKIKQDLYQQKEASSGINEQFSALQKETQSKIGEITGQLNRAHEDGQRIDEFEKQLKQVSADSSDFSSIIQNGMPSVVSVETLTGKASGTIISDDGYIVTSKHVIGDARAVVVQLYNKNALQRDRFTARVAGVNDGYDLAVLKIEPNKKLKPLPIGDSKKTELGEKVFALGNPGAIGFTATEGIISAVDRYVGNIPYFQTDSPINIGNSGGPLINRRGEMVGLNTLKIVGLEGVSLALPSYIVDGISRTIIKNDAS; encoded by the coding sequence ATGCTCATTATCGACAACAAACGAGAGGTGGTAACGGTCATTCTGCTATTTGCCATCATCACGGGCAGCTTCGTGCTCTACGGGCATCACCAAACAAGAATAGCGAACGCAGAGCTCACGGGCCAGTTGAGCGCCATTCAGGGTGAAATGCGTGAACGCTATGATCGTGTTGATTATGAAATAAAGCGGCTTGCCGAGGATGTTGATGCGAAAACATACAAGATAAAACAAGACCTGTATCAGCAAAAAGAAGCATCGTCAGGCATCAACGAGCAGTTTTCCGCGCTGCAAAAAGAAACCCAGAGCAAAATTGGGGAAATTACTGGCCAGCTAAACCGAGCCCATGAAGATGGCCAACGCATTGACGAATTTGAAAAACAACTCAAGCAGGTGAGCGCGGATTCGAGCGATTTCTCGTCAATAATTCAGAACGGTATGCCATCAGTGGTGAGCGTTGAGACCCTCACCGGAAAAGCCAGCGGCACGATTATCAGCGACGATGGATATATCGTAACATCCAAGCACGTCATCGGCGACGCACGCGCGGTAGTAGTCCAGCTGTACAACAAGAACGCGCTGCAGCGCGACCGATTTACCGCCCGTGTCGCCGGAGTGAACGACGGATATGACCTTGCGGTGCTGAAAATTGAGCCTAACAAAAAATTGAAGCCGCTGCCTATTGGCGACTCAAAAAAAACAGAGCTGGGCGAAAAAGTATTTGCGCTCGGCAACCCGGGGGCAATCGGATTTACCGCAACTGAAGGCATTATCAGCGCAGTTGACCGGTATGTTGGCAACATTCCCTATTTCCAGACTGACAGCCCGATTAACATCGGCAATTCCGGCGGGCCACTCATCAACCGCCGCGGAGAAATGGTCGGGCTGAACACGCTGAAAATTGTCGGCTTGGAAGGAGTGAGCCTTGCACTGCCGTCGTATATTGTTGATGGGATTTCACGTACAATTATCAAGAACGATGCATCGTAG